A single Tenacibaculum sp. Bg11-29 DNA region contains:
- a CDS encoding TetR/AcrR family transcriptional regulator: MSIEIKISLNDGLYLKEPQESKLGRNIIKHSILMIDEFGFECFNFKKLAKEINSTEASIYRYFENKHLLLLFLVNWYWEWVSYLIKINTMNIDNPRKILKIIIHSFVSASKDNPGVIYVNESRLHNIVISEGMKAYHTKEVDKERSKGFFKSYENLVKSVSDIIKEINSDFKFPFALATNLFEMSNNQIYFAKHLPKLTDVSIDKDDVNQVEDMLNYFADKLLV; encoded by the coding sequence ATGAGCATAGAAATTAAGATATCATTAAATGATGGACTGTATTTAAAAGAGCCTCAAGAGTCAAAACTAGGTCGGAACATTATAAAACACAGTATATTGATGATTGATGAATTTGGTTTTGAGTGTTTTAATTTTAAGAAGTTAGCTAAAGAAATAAATTCAACAGAAGCATCTATATATAGGTATTTTGAAAATAAACATTTATTATTACTTTTCTTAGTAAACTGGTATTGGGAGTGGGTTAGTTATCTTATAAAAATAAATACTATGAATATTGATAACCCTAGAAAAATACTAAAAATAATTATCCATTCATTTGTTTCTGCGTCTAAAGATAATCCTGGGGTTATTTATGTAAATGAAAGCAGGTTACATAATATTGTTATTTCTGAAGGAATGAAAGCTTATCATACAAAAGAAGTAGATAAAGAGCGTTCTAAAGGTTTTTTTAAAAGTTATGAAAACCTAGTAAAATCAGTATCTGATATTATAAAAGAAATTAATTCAGATTTTAAATTTCCTTTTGCTTTAGCTACAAATTTATTTGAAATGTCTAATAATCAAATATATTTTGCAAAACACCTTCCGAAATTAACTGATGTCTCAATAGAT